The Henckelia pumila isolate YLH828 chromosome 2, ASM3356847v2, whole genome shotgun sequence genome includes a window with the following:
- the LOC140878507 gene encoding putative invertase inhibitor, which yields MDVALVEATKISKLIDKLNKRSSDISIKSCLNVCSAFYGVAIDDLQRAIHAFELGSYKKSDGFLAIVVESPGDCEDTFSEPQIHRKSPLTATNAYFASMATTAEDILSIFMKLNSP from the coding sequence ATGGACGTCGCATTAGTCGAGGCAacaaaaatctcaaaacttATTGATAAATTGAACAAACGATCCTCTGATATAAGTATCAAGTCATGCTTGAACGTATGTAGTGCGTTTTACGGTGTAGCGATAGATGATCTCCAAAGGGCAATACATGCGTTTGAGTTGGGTTCTTATAAAAAATCGGATGGGTTTCTTGCTATTGTCGTAGAGTCACCGGGAGATTGTGAGGATACGTTTTCCGAGCCACAGATACATCGCAAGTCTCCATTGACAGCTACCAACGCATACTTTGCTTCTATGGCTACGACTGCGGAAGATATTCTATCCATTTTCATGAAGCTCAACTCACCGtaa